From the Tachyglossus aculeatus isolate mTacAcu1 chromosome 21, mTacAcu1.pri, whole genome shotgun sequence genome, one window contains:
- the VKORC1 gene encoding vitamin K epoxide reductase complex subunit 1 — protein sequence MPGVRGPGVPGGSRWGPPRLALCLSGLALSAYALHVEAARARDPTYRALCDLGPAASCSRVFSSRWGRGFGLLEMVLGPDSSLNQPNSVFGLLFYSLQLLLGWSRAPWTSVLLVLSSLLSVAGSLYLAWILFFVLHDFCFVCITTYALNLGLALLNYRRLRGGSAQGQPGAKAKGH from the exons ATGCCGGGGGTCCGGGGTCCCGGGGTTCCCGGGGGGTCCCGGTGGGGCCCCCCCCGCCTGGCGCTGTGCTTGTCGGGGCTGGCGCTGTCGGCCTACGCGCTGCACGTGGaggcggcccgggcccgggacccGACCTACCGGGCCCTCTGCGACCTGGGCCCCGCCGCCAGCTGCTCCCGCGTCTTCTCCTCCCG GTGGGGCCGGGGTTTCGGCCTGCTGGAGATGGTCCTGGGCCCAGACAGTTCTCTAAACCAGCCCAACAGTGTCTTTGGCCTCCTCTTCTACAGCCTGCAGCTCCTGCTTG GTTGGTCCCGGGCCCCCTGGACGTCGGTGCTGCTGGTCCTCAGCTCGCTGCTCTCGGTGGCCGGTTCCCTGTACCTCGCCTGGATCCTGTTTTTCGTCCTGCACGATTTCTGCTTCGTCTGCATAACCACCTACGCCCTCAACCTGGGCCTGGCTCTGCTCAACTACCGGCGTCTGCGGGGCGGGAGCGCCCAGGGGCAACCAGGGGCCAAGGCTAAGGGGCACTGA